The stretch of DNA TTAAGATTTCTCTATATAATTAACTCTTATTTACCCTAATCTCTCTATTGTATAAATTGTACTTAGAAGAAAAACGTTGTATTACGAATTTACACTTCTAATAATAAGTTTATCTCTTGTGGCCGTGGATATAGCCAGTGAACCTCATTGGTAAACCTTGTAACACATGCGTCTCTGCTTTACATACGTACGTACGTTATCTACTACTAGGTAAGTATCGGCATACGCATATCCAatccaacaacaaaagaaaatgtatatttgattaaaatgtaAATACAAAAACTGAAACCTAAACAATATAACTATTAGACTAATataattgttttggtttgaattttgaaataattataaattaaaaatcataaaatccgaaaaacttaaaaaaaaaaaaaaaagcaaaaagaataACATTAACCTAAATCGAATATAAAACGGGATTGAACATCATTACTGCACTATTTCATAAcgttttaattgatattttacaaattaaataatattttattattgttcgTCGTCATtctattttattgataaaatcGTTGGTTTCCCAAAAAATACaacagaataatttttttttaattatataagttgGTATAGTTTGATGGAAACCCCGTACGTACGtagaaaattttaacaaaagtatgaacattttgttttttttttttttaaaaggtattatttttaaattgcaACCCTGCACACAAATCTTGTTACTTGCGCTTAAAGAAAACGAAAACGAGTCAGTTGAACAGAGCCGTTCGTCTTGAATTCCATCGGGTGAGATCTAGAAAGCTGTTCATCTTGAATTACATCGgccattctcttctctctcttccactgAAACGAAGTCGAGGAAACTTAGAACAGAGTCCGATATATTTCTACGAAGCCGAATAATCCAAGATTTCTCACTTTCTTGAAACAGAGCTCGTACTTGAGATAATACCGAAGCCCGTTAGTGTTGAACTCCATCGGCCATTACGTTCGCCCTCCTCATCGAAACGAAGTCAAAGATCCTGAGTCTCTTACTCTCTCCAAGCGTAAGTCCCGTCGTTTCTTCCTAATCTCGACGATCGATCATGGATAATCAAGAAAATGGAGACTGGGAAAACGCTAATGGTTTTGAAGAATCAGATGACGAACAAGGGAACTACGATGAAATAATGGCCGATCCAGAAGCACAAGACGATTTAGGACTGTGGGATGCTGATGTaattgaagaagagaattggAATCTTTTCAATATGAATGACGAACAGAACATGGATCATGATCATGTTGAAGAAGTGATCCTCCAGGTACAAGAGAACGTGAATCCTCTTGCTTTGCAACAAAATGGTAATGATATTGCTTTCCAACCTCATCCCATACATCATGTCGAAGATTTTGGTCTGCTGGATGACTTGGAatggttaaatatatttaattttgatggTATCGGTGAACAAGCACCTGTTGTTGGTGGTTTAGAACAAGATCCTATTGCAGAGGATATGCCACAGATCCAAGAGAATGGTAATTTGCTTAATGGTAATGTAGTTGTTCAAGATGGCGTTTTGCACCAGATACAAGTGAATGGTAACCACCTTGGTTTGCACCAGATACAAGTGAATGGGAACCACCTTGGTTTTCAGCAGATTCAGCATATTGGGAATCACCTTGGGTTGCACCAGATACAAGTGAATGGGAACCACCAGATACAAGTGAATGGGAACCACTTTGGTTTGCAGCAGATTCAGCATAATGGTAATCACCTTGGTTTGCAGCAGATTCAACATGTCCAAGATGATGGGTTATGGGATAACATTCAGAATATGGATTGGCAAAACATAGCAAATTTGGTGGGTAATGATGACCAAGGCCATGTTGGTGGTTTAGAAGGTTGGGACTATGCTAACGGTGTCGAAGTAATTCCACAGCCATTACCAAATCAAGCTTTAGGACTGTATGGGGGGGGGGGNNNNNNNNNNNNNNNNNNNNNNNNNNNNNNNNNNNNNNNNNNNNNNNNNNNNNNNNNNNNNNNNNNNNNNNNNNNNNNNNNNNNNNNNNNNNNNNNNNNNNNNNNNNNNNNNNNNNNNNNNNNNNNNNNNNNNNNNNNNNNNNNNNNNNNNNNNNNNNNNNNNNNNNNNNNNNNNNNNNNNNNNNNNNNNNNNNNNNNNNNNNNNNNNNNNNNNNNNNNNNNNNNNNNNNNNNNNNNNNNNNNNNNNNNNNNNNNNNNNNNNNNNNNNNNNNNNNNNNNNNNNNNNNNNNNNNNNNNNNNNNNNNNNNNNNNNNNNNNNNNNNNNNNNNNNNNNNNNNNNNNNNNNNNNNNNNNNNNNNNNNNNNNNNNNNNNNNNNNNNNNNNNNNNNNNNNNNNNNNNNNNNNNNNNNNNNNNNNNNNNNNNNNNNNNNNNNNNNNNNNNNNNNNNNNNNNNNNNNNNNNNNNNNNNNNNNNNNNNNNNNNNNNNNNNNNNNNNNNNNNNNNNNNNNNNNNNNNNNNNNNNNNNNNNNNNNNNNNNNNNNNNNNNNNNNNNNNNNNNNNNNNNGGGGGTGAAGTCAATGGAGAACAGAATTTGTATCAGAACTTGGAACTTCAACTCTATAATGACCCTCCCCCAGATGACTTTTTTGATGGGGTAGAAGAGTATATTGAAGAACTGGTCAATGGAGCAGGAAATGGTGCAGAAGACTGAGCGAGACATGGAGACTGAAGGATGATGTGAATGGAGAATAGAAGGGAGCAAAGTTGGTTTTCTGAGAGCATATTACGGTTGTGCATCCAAGAGTTATCACATTCTTCTGAGCTAGGATCCAAACATGTTGTAATATACCTGCTATCACACCATCTTGAATTGCAGTAATGATTATGCTACAGAAATCTTGAACTAGTATGTGTACTTTTTCCAAAGAGATCTTATGGTTCTGGGTCAATACAAAAAGTAGTTGACATTGATGGGCTCACATTGAGACACAAATTAACCCAATGATAACTTAGTGTTTTCTTtcaagaagtatatatatatcttccctCATGTTGTGCAGCTTCCTGAATCTGTAAGTTTACCCTTCCAATCTCAGTACTCATTCCGAGGTCTATAACTAAGAAAATGTAATTCCTATCGATCATAACGATGGTTCCTGCAAACACCATGCCTTTCTGTCCTTGAATATCAGCATTCTCATTCACAGGTTTGGTGGCTAGGTTTTGAGCTGATCATCAAACCCAGTACATGCATATCACCAAGCAATCCTCAGTTCCATATATAACGTCACCAGGGAACAAGCTCCTTCAAAGCTTACTCAAAGCTTCCAAATGGCATTAACAATTATGatcaaaaaaatatcacaagtACTAATGTTTCATTCCAAAGGAAATCACATTTGCGGCCTAAACAATACGTACGGATGTTTCCATTCCAAATTGACGTGCTTCTTTATCTCGACTCTCGTTTCAAAACCATAGATATGATGCTGCTTCACCACTTCATTAGGAAAGTATCTATCTGCCTTTAACAATTCAGCACTATTGCTTTCATGCTTCATAGATCAAAAACCAAGAATTTAACATCTTACACGTACGTCGCCACGGGACGAGGGCCACTTTGTTGATTTGAGTCATAACTTCatttaaactaataattttgatACATCATCAGACCTCACCtagttagtttcttttttttttttttttgggtaagggGATGGGAGAAAACGTATCTAAGTGATTTTATTAATAGGTTTTAGTAAAATCATATTAGagctatatatacacatacggATCTTGGATACTAATTAGATAATGTAATTGGAGTTTTATCAAATATCACTTTACTCTTACTACCttcaaataaaaatctaaaaacattaATCGATTGGGTAATATGAgtaacaaaatcactaattttgaataattttttcatcCGTACTCTTATAAATTAGAAGGGTTTCATCGAATTTTAGTCTACCCGGTTGGGATCGATTTTGCACTTAAATTAGTGGTAATTTTGGTTTGTTCGTCATCAAAATATTGGTACggttttgatttgaataatCCCAACCGGTTCGATTTAGTTGTGTATCGCCCACAAAAACCTCCGTTAAGCAGAACAACAATTCCAAAAACGCCTTCTCGCCTTTCGTCTCCAATGCTCTCTCGTGTATGCCCAATCCTCCGCTATAACCGTCTCTGCTCTGCAGAAGCGCGTGAAATGTCACGcgcctctctctttctcctccaaCCCATCTTCTTACGCTCTTCCTCCCCGAGAACTGCTCTTGTGAACCGTCtcgatgtttcttcttcttcttcggagtTTTCTCCGATGTTCCGTCGGAGTTTCCACGCTTTACGCAGCACCGGAGGAGACTGGACAAAGATTCCGAAGCCAGTAGGTCGGGTATTCGCGGAGAGGAGAGAGTATAGGAAGATGAGGAGGAGAGCTCCCAAGAAGAAACAGGAATTGGAGCTTAGTGTTAGTATCTGCATCGAGGAACAGCTTCCTGATGATATTGAGATTCAGGTTTGTTCAATTTTGGATTCAGTATAATAAGCTCCTATGGTTTGTTCAAATTAGCTTTTGGGATCCTTATCAATTTTTAATCAATGTAGAATATTGCGGAAATGCTTCGTCTCAATGTACCCATGGCAATGAAGTTGGCTTTCAATGGTTTGAAAGATTCCAAGTATAAAACAAGAGAAACTGATATAGAAGATCTTGGTGGGTATGAAACTGTCGATTTATCTGTAATGCTTTGCAATGAtgacttcatttgtaaacttaaCAAAGAGTGGAGGGGTGAAGATCATGCCACGGATGTGCTTTCTATGTCACAACATGTCCCTGAGCTGAAGCTTCCAGTAGTAAGAgttgtttttttacttatttatttattaactctTTGGTTTTAACAGTATGGTTGGTTACTAATTATGGTCATTCTTCGTGTAGCTTATGATGGGAGATATCGTCATTTCTGTTGAGACAGCTGCAAGGCAGGCTGCAGAGAGAGGGCACAGTCTTCTTGATGAGATACGCATTCTTATGGTATGTTAATTAGTTGTGGAGTTAAAAAACCTGTTACTGACTTACTGTTGAACTACAACATATAAGTAAAAaatgctgattttttttttaggtgggTTTTGGGATTTTTCCCTGTGTAGATTAGAAGCTACTAGGAGTTTTGTTTGGTTACCTTGGTGTTTTTGTGCTTACAAGTATACTTCTTGATCCTTTTTATTCCATTAAACCATGTAATTGTAGAAGATATTAGGACCATGTAGTTGTAAAAGGACAGTAGCCAATCTTGCCCGTTTTTAATGAGACAATGGTTTAGTATGATTTGTGTCCCAGCCTCTATTTGCTGATACCTTAATGTCTTTTTCAAGATCCATGGGTTGCTACATTTACTGGGCTTTGATCATGAGATCAGCGACGAGGCTGAGAAAgaaatggaggaggaggaggagttgtTGCTCAAGAGCCTTGGCTGGAAAGGAAAAGGACTCATTCAGAGTGCATATGACATTGAAAAAACAGCTAAACCTCAGCCGGATAAATCAGATGGTATTATTCTTGTGTTTACTGTTATCAACACTTATCCCCCTCTTCAATGGGGATACTAGATATATActatcttcttgttcttctaaGATAAACTTACAGACTACTGTTAAAAGACAGGAAGGAAGGGGATGGCGTAAGATTGTACAAACCAAAGTTCTCCTATATATTCTGTGATATGGATGGTATGCTTACATATTCAACAATGTATAGTTTTTGCTTTCAGTTTCCTATTCTTTCTAATGGGATTTTGATGTGAACGCTACTAGGCACACTACTTAACAGTAAAAGTCAGATTTCGGAGGCAAATGCAGAAGCTTTAAAAGAAGCCTTGCGGAGGGGACTTAAAGTCGTCATAGCTACAGGGAAGGTGAGAAGACAGCAGTTTTACAGTGACTTCATGATTGGACTTTTCTTTGATACAACTATATCTTCCCTTATATTCTGTTATTTGTCTTTCTTTGAGATGTTTTGGAGATGGGATCTGTTCCTAAACTTATCTATTTATCACAGTCCCGCCCAGGTGCGATCAAAATCTTGAAANTCATTCAGAGTGCATATGACATTGAAAAAACAGCTAAACCTCAGCCGGATAAATCAGATGGTATTATTCTTGTGTTTACTGTTATCAACACTTATCCCCCTCTTCAATGGGGATACTAGATATATActatcttcttgttcttctaaGATAAACTTACAGACTACTGTTAAAAGACAGGAAGGAAGGGGATGGCGTAAGATTGTACAAACCAAAGTTCTCCTATATATTCTGTGATATGGATGGTATGCTTACATATTCAACAATGTATAGTTTTTGCTTTCAGTTTCCTATTCTTTCTAATGGGATTTTGATGTGAACGCTACTAGGCACACTACTTAACAGTAAAAGTCAGATTTCGGAGGCAAATGCAGAAGCTTTAAAAGAAGCCTTGCGGAGGGGACTTAAAGTCGTCATAGCTACAGGGAAGGTGAGAAGACAGCAGTTTTACAGTGACTTCATGATTGGACTTTTCTTTGATACAACTATATCTTCCCTTATATTCTGTTATTTGTCTTTCTTTGAGATGTTTTGGAGATGGGATCTGTTCCTAAACTTATCTATTTATCACAGTCCCGCCCAGGTGCgatcaaaatcttgaaaacgGCTGATCTAACTGGATCAGATGGCATTGTCTCAGAGTCCTCTCCAGGCGTCTTCGTTCAGGTTTCCTACTTTCTCTAACATCTGGGAACTAGTGAGGTGCACCAATATCGATGTAGTCTCACTAATATCTGTTTAATTACAGGGTTTACTTGTCTATGGTAGGCACGGAAAAGAAGTGTATAGAGGAAACTTAGACCGAGACGTCTGCAGAGAGGTAAATCCATTTAGATTTTGACTACAACTACCACCACAGACTTAAATCTCATGCCTTTGGCTTAGTTCACAACATGCATTATAATTCTAGAACCCAGTCTCTTTGCATCATAGACTCATAGTTCTCTACTATGTGAAGCAACAAAAAACTAGTTAACGAGCTATGATGGTCTTGAATTTATTATCTGTGTGCATCGTGATTGAATAACTGGGTTCTAGGAATTCTATTTCATACatactaatttttatttgcaataTGCAGACGTGTCTTTATTCTTTGGAGCATCGAATTCCTCTCATTGCATTCAGCCAGGATCGCTGCTTGACATTGTTTGACCACCCTCTTGTGGACTCTCTTCACACAATCTACAATGAGCCAAAGGTAGGATAATGAAACTGTTACTCTCTCTCCCcttatagttataatttttatcagcTTCTTGCATAAATTATATACATGTTATGTGTTAACAGGCTGAAATCATATCGTCCGTTGATCAACTTATCGCTGAATCAGACATTCAGGTAATTCCCGGAGTCAGAACTTAGGTTTTGCTTTCTTACATCTGTATAAGCCAGAGTAGTGATGTTTGGTTCTCTTATATATCCGAAGAAAGTGATATTTATGGACACAACCGAGGGAGTCTCATCTGTTATCCGTCCGTATTGGTCAGAAGCTACGGGAGACCGCGCTAATGTTGTTCAAGCTCAATCAGACATGCTAGAAATCGTCCCACCAGGAACCTCCNNNNNNNNNNNNNNNNNNNNNNNNNNNNNNNNNNNNNNNNNNNNNNNNNNNNNNNNNNNNNNNNNNNNNNNNNNNNNNNNNNNNNNNNNNNNNNNNNNNNNNNNNNNNNNNNNNNNNNNNNNNNNNNNNNNNNNNNNNNNNNNNNNNNNNNNNNNNNNNNNNNNNNNNNNNNNNNNNNNNNNNNNNNNNNNNNNNNNNNNNNNNNNNNNNNNNNNNNNNNNNNNNNNNNNNNNNNNNNNNNNNNNNNNNNNNNNNNNNNNNNNNNNNNNNNNNNNNNNNNNNNNNNNNNNNNNNNNNNNNNNNNNNNNNNNNNNNNNNNNNNNNNNNNNNNNNNNNNNNNNNNNNNNNNNNNNNNNNNNNNNNNNNNNNNNNNNNNNNNNNNNNNNNNNNNNNNNNNNNNNNNNNNNNNNNNNNNNNNNNNNNNNNNNNNNNNNNNNNNNNNNNNNNNNNNNNNNNNNNNNNNNNNNNNNNNNNNNNNNNNNNNNNNNNNNNNNNNNNNNNNNNNNNNNNNNNNNNNNNNNNNNNNNNNNNNNNNNNNNNNNNNNNNNNNNNNNNNNNNNNNNNNNNNNNNNNNNNNNNNNNNNNNNNNNNNNNNNNNNNNNNNNNNNNNNNNNNNNNNNNNNNNNNNNNNNNNNNNNNNNNNNNNNNNNNNNNNNNNNNNNNNNNNNNNNNNNNNNNNNNNNNNNNNNNNNNNNNNNNNNNNNNNNNNNNNNNNNNNNNNNNNNNNNNNNNNNNNNNNNNNNNNNNNNNNNNNNNNNNNNNNNNNNNNNNNNNNNNNNNNNNNNNNNNNNNNNNNNNNNNNNNNNNNNNNNNNNNNNNNNNNNNNNNNNNNNNNNNNNNNNNNNNNNNNNNNNNNNNNNNNNNNNNNNNNNNNNNNNNNNNNNNNNNNNNNNNNNNNNNNNNNNNNNNNNNNNNNNNNNNNNNNNNNNNNNNNNNNNNNNNNNNNNNNNNNNNNNNNNNNNNNNNNNNNNNNNNNNNNNNNNNNNNNNNNNNNNNNNNNNNNNNNNNNNNNNNNNNNNNNNNNNNNNNNNNNNNNNNNNNNNNNNNNNNNNCTCAATCATTTGGGTGTTTCACCGGATGAGGTAACAATCTAGCATCTTTTTACGACATTTAAAGAAACTCAAGTAGGCGTAGGTATggaagtcaaaaataaaataaaattgaatcgTCCACCCCTGAACTCAAgctctaaaacttgatttgcttgtttaatttgttcaagGCTAGATAATTGATGAATCAAACCGGACTTTTTTTAAATCAGATAATGGCAATTGGGGATGGAGAAAATGACATAGAGATGCTGGAACTGGCCTCGTTGGGAGTTGCTATGAGCAATGGTGCAGAAAAGACAAAGGCCGTGGCTGATGTGATAGGTGTGAGCAACGACCAAGACGGTGTTGCGGATGCCATCTACCGCTACGCCTTTTGAGATTTTACCACCATATTTAATTACAAGatacacaaaattaaatttttgaggTTAAGTAGgcattattcttcttcttatagaTGAAAATCTTGTCTCATTTACCCACCTTTTGAAGGAAAATGATTCATTGCAGAGTCTCTTGTTGTTCTGTTCAAGTTCGTTATTCTTAATTTCTTTCATTCGTGTGCCAGTAGCctaataacacaaaaaaaatgttgcgGCTCTCATATGAACAAGTCCAACTCATCATGTATTTGTACAATTTGATCTCATATAGCTGCAGTGACATTAGTTAACataaaaccttgtaaaataGTCCTCGCGTCCATGATAACAAGAGGTAGCTTTCGCTGCTAGGCTCCGAAATTTTTTACGAATGACTGTTGGTTCTTGGAGTGGCTTAAAATATACAGTGTGTAATCCGACCAATTGGTGAACAAGTTCTAAAACTAAGATTAGTGCCACGACGACCAATGCAGAAAAACTGGTGTAAGTATAAAACCATTCCAAACGATTTCTTAAAAGTGATGTAAGATTCAAACCTAATTGGTGTCAAGTTACACGAATCTTGTTGCTATAAACTTTGTTGACAAATATAGTACAAATACTTTGCAACACAGCTAGATTCTATATAGACTATGAATTGATCAGATCAATTATAGTAATAGGGGACCAAGAATGCAGTCTTTTCTTTATCTGCATGGAAGAGCATGAAGCTTCAGCCTCTGTAGAGGCCTGACGGATCTGCGTTTTGCACAATCCATGGGTGCTCAAGAAGCTTGTGCAAGGCCAAACGTTGAGTAGACTCCTTAAGCAGCATCTGTATGGTCAGAAAGTGCGAAAATCAGAATTCACTCTTCAAATGCACAAAAGCTTAAGAGAGATTTACAAGGTATGAGAGAGTAGGAACCTGGCTAATCAGGTCTTTTGCAGATGAAGACACAATAGGTTTGGAAGGGAACTTGAGATCCACTTGAACAATCCTGCAGCATTtgtagaacaagaaaaaaaattctttaatgtACGTTACCACAACATCATACTAATCTTATCCTAAGCTTTAAAAACAGGCTGTTACCTTTTGTATGTCTCTGAATGCTCCCTGGCCTCAAACGGAGGAACACCGTAGAGAAACTCATAGCAGAGAATTCCTAGACTCCATATATCGACACTTGCATCGTGTTCCACACTTTCCACTGTAActccaaaagcaaaaaagagtCAGTTAGCTGGGAGCAGACGTCTCTGATTTAAAAACACACTGGAGAGGTTTTACGTACCCATCTCAGGTGGAAGGTAATCCAAAGTCCCACACATAGTCCGTCTACGGTTGAATGTATGAACTGACCATCCAAAATCTGCAATCTTGAGCTCACCCTGATAGTATATATATCCATGAATACATAAACAGTTAAGCTAACTTCAATAACATGGCATTGATGGAAAATGAGAAGCAGCAAAGATGTGTTACCTGAGCACCAATCAATAGATTTTCTGGCTTTATATCTCTGTGTATTACGTGCTTTCCATGGCAATAGATGAGGGCTCTTGCCAATGACGCAACATACTgttacaacaaaattaaaggGTATGAGCTCGTACTAGTCTACAAGAAGTGTAAATAGAAAAGACTACAGAGATTCAGAGGCAAGGGTTAAGGTAAATATCACTAGTACTCACAGTTGCTGCTCGACGTTCGCTGAAGTACTTGCATTTTTGAAGCTCCTTGTAAAGCTCACCTCTAGCAGCATACTCTAAAATCAAGTAAACCCTTTTCTGCAACAAAAGGTATTCGAGAAACTGTTATTATCACAGAGACAAACATTGTAATGTCAACAAGTAAGAATCTTAAAATTCACACAAAACACAGCACAACACCTGATCATAGAAGTAACCATAGAGCCTTAGAATATTGGGATGCCTAAGATGAGACTGAATCTCAACTTCCCTACGAAGCTGGTGCTCAACTTGTGACTGTTGAAGCTGCGTCTTAAAAAGAACCTTTAAAGCCACAATGTGATTGCTCTGTTTCAAATATGCgcatataagaagaagaaagacatcaAATCACAAACAATCATCTCCAAACAAATCTTTCTGTGAATAActcaaaaaacaacaacaacattgatTGTAAAAAAGAGACACAAACACTAACCCGCTTCTCTCTTGCTATATAAACATGGCCAAACTTCCCTCTACCAAGAGGCTTCCCAACGTCGAAATCGCTTGTAGTCCATCTCTTTTGTGCAGCCTCTATTGCCTCCTGACACAATAATCACAAAGATACAATCCAATTCCACCCTCAGATAACacttaaaaacaatcataagaAACCAAATCTGTCTTTTGTTAACCTAAAATTGAATACTCTAGAAATTGAAATTTCCAGAAACGAAGATCTCTATTCTTTCAAATCCAATTCTTATCAGGAATCAAAAGATATGTCGATAAAATCAAAAACtccctaaaccctaatcctcGGATTTGTCAATGAATCTAAAGATCTCACAGTAAAACAAGGCTAACTCCACAACCGTGAATTGAAATTTCTCGAAATCTCCCCAACAATAATTCTTTCTCAAATTAAACAGAGAATATCGAATTCAAACGAAACGAAGATTTATTTctgaaaaaatcaaacaacccaATCGAGAATCCCAAACACAAACGAACAAGGAAGCAACACAAGAGATATATAAAGAACAAATCCCTAAAATTGAAACATATTcggcaaaagaacaaaaaaaaaNaaaaaaaaaaaaaaaaaaaaaaaaagggaatcaATGAGATCAAGAAGAAGTAAATTTTTCTTACGTTTTGCTGCGTGTCTGTAGAAGTCCCCATGGAAAGAGATCGATTGAGCCAAGATAGCGAgagagaatcaagaagaaagaggaagagaagagagagagagagagagcaattaTACAAAAGAGAGATTTGGATTTGGGATCCAATGGAGAAATTTAAAAAGGAGGGCTGACAATATACAAAACGTAAACCAGCGAAGCACCAACGGTCGAATCCAAAGACTGCCACGTGTTGATTAATCTGcatcgaagttttttttttattttcaaaattttctactaCAGGCCCATATTTTAAGCCCATGGTTTAGCAGGCTGACCTTCTCATCCTGCAgctaaattaattatttaaaaataatactatattttcttttcaaaatccaacCCTTATTTTTTTGACACTTTCAGGATAAACTATTCCAACTTCACAATCACAATGATAATACAATCACCAGAAGCCCAGATAAGTAAGTAGCCCAATACGCTTCAAGATAATAGAACGATTGAGATTTAATTCGAAAATGAACAAGCACGTGTCAATACCTCCCCCGAAGTAGCTCCATGCAGAGCTGACACGCCCGCGTAACACTCTTCTCTATTGCCTCATCGTTCGCCACGTTTCTTGTTTCGCTTCTCCCTTATAATTCGTTACACCACAACAAATCACAaatcaccaaagatacaaacacaaaaacataactcTATACAATTCACAATTTCTTCACAAGATCGACTCAgagaacaaaaagaataaagaaacaaaaaaaaatggcggaTCATCATCAACAGCACCATCAGCAGACGCAACAACCAATAATGAAGAGTCTCGACGACTCATCACCATCGACACGACAAATAGTGAGATTCCTAACGGCAGCGACGATCGGCCTTTCACTTCTGGTGCTCTCGGGACTGACACTAACCGGAACCGTGATCGGTTTGATCGTAGCGACGCCCCTGATGGTTCTGTTCAGCCCGGTGTTGGTTCCCGCGGTGATAACGATGGGGCTTTTGACGGTGGGATTCTTATTCTCTGGTGGTTGTGGGGTGGCAGCAGCGTCGGCTTTGACGTGGATCTATAGGTACGTTACCGGAAAACACCCGATGGGAGCGGATAAAGTGGATTACGCGAGGATGAGGATAACGGAGAAAGCGAAAGAGTTTGGACATTTTGCGCATCCGCAAACACACCAAACCACAACAACTTAAtcattaagagttttataatgATATGAATCTTGAtgttatattatgttttatgattACCCTACGTATGTTTTTTTGGTACTGTTCgtggccttttttttttttttgaaaagatgtAATGTGAACTGTTCTTTTTAttccatataattttatatttgtgacGTAATCTATCTTTTATTGGCTGATCGGTATTACTTCTTATTCTcattatattacagttttgaGGTTCTTTGTTGAGCATGCATATTTATTTGGTTACATCTCTtccagtatatatatttttaattcatctaACGGAATAAGTTTCTATCCTTACGTAATACTCTTCTTTATGAAATGTCAATCAAACACtttttttctcttggtttttcGTTTAAGCTTTTCTCTCTTTGCACATAATACTCCAATGAATTATTACTACATATCTTGTAATTGAGGACCTTTATATGAGCATAAATAAGCTTGCATTCAAATTGTTCACCCACGCTGAGGACTCAGGAGGACAATATTCACTGCTTGTCTTGGGTACAATGCA from Camelina sativa cultivar DH55 chromosome 9, Cs, whole genome shotgun sequence encodes:
- the LOC104714055 gene encoding uncharacterized protein LOC104714055, with protein sequence MLSRVCPILRYNRLCSAEAREMSRASLFLLQPIFLRSSSPRTALVNRLDVSSSSSEFSPMFRRSFHALRSTGGDWTKIPKPVGRVFAERREYRKMRRRAPKKKQELELSVSICIEEQLPDDIEIQNIAEMLRLNVPMAMKLAFNGLKDSKYKTRETDIEDLGGYETVDLSVMLCNDDFICKLNKEWRGEDHATDVLSMSQHVPELKLPVLMMGDIVISVETAARQAAERGHSLLDEIRILMIHGLLHLLGFDHEISDEAEKEMEEEEELLLKSLGWKGKGLIQSAYDIEKTAKPQPDKSDDRKEGDGVRLYKPKFSYIFCDMDGTLLNSKSQISEANAEALKEALRRGLKVVIATGKSRPGAIKILKTADLTGSDGIVSESSPGVFVQGLLVYGRHGKEVYRGNLDRDVCRETCLYSLEHRIPLIAFSQDRCLTLFDHPLVDSLHTIYNEPKAEIISSVDQLIAESDIQKVIFMDTTEGVSSVIRPYWSEATGDRANVVQAQSDMLEIVPPGTSXXXXXXXXLNHLGVSPDEIMAIGDGENDIEMLELASLGVAMSNGAEKTKAVADVIGVSNDQDGVADAIYRYAF
- the LOC104714056 gene encoding oleosin 14.9 kDa-like, yielding MADHHQQHHQQTQQPIMKSLDDSSPSTRQIVRFLTAATIGLSLLVLSGLTLTGTVIGLIVATPLMVLFSPVLVPAVITMGLLTVGFLFSGGCGVAAASALTWIYRYVTGKHPMGADKVDYARMRITEKAKEFGHFAHPQTHQTTTT
- the LOC104714057 gene encoding serine/threonine-protein kinase Aurora-2-like, translating into MQINQHVAVFGFDRWCFAGLRFVYCQPSFLNFSIGSQIQISLLYNCSLSLSLLFLFLLDSLSLSWLNRSLSMGTSTDTQQNEAIEAAQKRWTTSDFDVGKPLGRGKFGHVYIAREKRSNHIVALKVLFKTQLQQSQVEHQLRREVEIQSHLRHPNILRLYGYFYDQKRVYLILEYAARGELYKELQKCKYFSERRAATYVASLARALIYCHGKHVIHRDIKPENLLIGAQGELKIADFGWSVHTFNRRRTMCGTLDYLPPEMVESVEHDASVDIWSLGILCYEFLYGVPPFEAREHSETYKRIVQVDLKFPSKPIVSSSAKDLISQMLLKESTQRLALHKLLEHPWIVQNADPSGLYRG